The Gemmatimonadaceae bacterium DNA segment GCGCCGCTTTCCATCCGCATTCGCGAGTCGTTCACGGTCCGGCCCTGCGAGGCGGGACGGCGGTCCACGCGGCCCTTCCACCCGTCGACCTGAATTCCGCCACCGACCACTCGATCGGGATCGTCTTGGGCCTGGGCGGGCACGGCGATGAGTGCCGCCGTGGCGAGCAATGCAATCGTGCGCATCTGGAGCTCCTGGGGAGAGTGACCCCCTAAAATACCCCGATGCGGCTCAAGGTGCCTCGGTGTGGAACGTGAGCCCCTGCTCCGCCCCCTTCTCCAGCGCCCAGCGCAACCGCCACTCGTCGCGGAAGACCAGCACCTGCTGGCCCTTGGAATCGGTGAGCAGCGTGAGGTCCTGGGCCTCGCCGAGCCGGCGGATGGCGGCCTCGGGCCCGGTGACCCAGCGCGGGAAGCGGTACGGCATCATCTCCAGCGTGCAGGGCGCGCCGTACTCGTTCTCGAGCCGGTGGACCATCACATCGAACTGCAGCATACCGACGGCGCCGACGATCGGCACCGGTCCCATCTGTGACTCGGCGAAGAAGGCCTGCGCCGCGCCTTCATCCGAGAGTTCGCGCAGGCCTTTGTCGAGCGCCTTGCGGCGCAGCGGGTCCTTGGAGAGGATGCGTGCGAAGTGCTGCGGCGCGAATCGCGGGATGCCGACGTACTCGAGCAGCTTGCCGTTCTCGGCCTTCGGGGCTCCCGGCGCGGCGAGCGTGTCGCCGATGCGGAGGTTGCCGCGGTCGTGCACGCCGACGACGTCGCCCGGCAGCGCTTCCTCGGCGAAGGCGCGCTCGCGGCCGAGGAACTGCTGGGGCGGCGCGAGCTTGAAGCTCTTGCCGGTGCGGACGTGCGTGACCTCGAGGCCGGCGGCGTAGCGACCGCTGCAGACGCGGAGGAAGGCGACGCGATCGCGATGCCGCGGATCCATATTGGCCTGCACCTTGAAGACGAAGCCGGTGAAGGCCTCGCCGCTGGGCTCGATGCGGCCGGCGTTGCTGTCGCGGCCCACCGGCGCGGGTGCGAGGGGCAGGAAGTCCTCGAGGAAGGGCTCGACGCCGAAGTTGGTGAGGGCCGAGGCGAAGTACACGGGCGTCATCTCGCCGCTGATGATCGCGGCGGGATCGAACTCGTGGCCGGCCATGTCGAGCAGCTCGATGTCGTGGGCGAGCTTCTCGACGGCCTGCAGCGCCTCGTCGGTGTTGCCAAGTACCTCGAGGAGCTTCGGGTCGTTCGGGCCGTCGAGTTCGATGGCCGTCGTCTCGACCTTATCCGCGCCGTGACGGTCGTCGCGCTCGAAGAGGAACGCGCGCTTCTGGCGGCGGTCGTAGACGCCGCGGAAGACGGTGCCGTGCACCGGGTCCGAGATGTGGATGGGCCAGTGTGCGGCGACGGCGATGATGCCGAGCTCGGCCTCGACGTCCGACACCAGCTTGAGCGGATCCTCGCCGACGCGGTCGCACTTGTTGACGACCGTGAAGATCGGCATCCGCCGGCGGCGGCAGACCTCGAAGAGCTGTCGCGTCCGCTCTTCGACGCCCTTGCGGTTGTCGAGGAGCATCACGACCGAGTCTGCGGCGACGAGCGTGCGGAAGGTGTCCTCGCCGAAGTCGGCGTGGCCGGGCGTGTCGAGCAGGTTGACGTTGTAGCCGTGATACTCGAACTGCAGCACCGAGCTCGTGACCGAGATGCCGCGCTCTTGCTCGAGCGCCATCCAGTCGGAGGTGGCGTGCTTCTGCGCCTTGCGGGCCTTCACCGAACCGGCCTGGTGGATGGCGCCGCCGTAGAGCAGCAGCTTCTCCGTCAAGGTGGTCTTGCCAGCGTCGGGATGCGAGATGATGGCGAAGGTGCGGCGTCGCGCGATCTGGTCGGCGAGGGCGGCAGCGGAAATGGCGGGAGCGGTCACGGATGGAATCTAAGTG contains these protein-coding regions:
- a CDS encoding peptide chain release factor 3, producing the protein MPSVTAPAISAAALADQIARRRTFAIISHPDAGKTTLTEKLLLYGGAIHQAGSVKARKAQKHATSDWMALEQERGISVTSSVLQFEYHGYNVNLLDTPGHADFGEDTFRTLVAADSVVMLLDNRKGVEERTRQLFEVCRRRRMPIFTVVNKCDRVGEDPLKLVSDVEAELGIIAVAAHWPIHISDPVHGTVFRGVYDRRQKRAFLFERDDRHGADKVETTAIELDGPNDPKLLEVLGNTDEALQAVEKLAHDIELLDMAGHEFDPAAIISGEMTPVYFASALTNFGVEPFLEDFLPLAPAPVGRDSNAGRIEPSGEAFTGFVFKVQANMDPRHRDRVAFLRVCSGRYAAGLEVTHVRTGKSFKLAPPQQFLGRERAFAEEALPGDVVGVHDRGNLRIGDTLAAPGAPKAENGKLLEYVGIPRFAPQHFARILSKDPLRRKALDKGLRELSDEGAAQAFFAESQMGPVPIVGAVGMLQFDVMVHRLENEYGAPCTLEMMPYRFPRWVTGPEAAIRRLGEAQDLTLLTDSKGQQVLVFRDEWRLRWALEKGAEQGLTFHTEAP